In a single window of the Caulobacter soli genome:
- the pstB gene encoding phosphate ABC transporter ATP-binding protein PstB translates to MPTENRDDTIAAHAPTLASAIPAGHGHVTTSEFKIRARDVNVFYGEKQALFDVSLDVPAKSVTAFIGPSGCGKSTFLRCINRMNDTIPSAKVQGSIEIDGNDVNAKSVDPVVLRSRVGMVFQKPNPFPKTIFENVAYGPKIHGLATRKDELEAIVEASLKKAGLWNEVADRLHQAGTGLSGGQQQRLVIARAIAVSPEVILMDEPCSALDPIATAKIEELIDELRSQFCIVIVTHSMAQAARVSQKTAFFHLGKLVESGPTEEMFTNPRDTRTQDYITGRFG, encoded by the coding sequence ATGCCGACCGAAAACCGCGACGACACCATCGCCGCTCACGCGCCCACCCTGGCCTCGGCCATCCCCGCCGGCCACGGACACGTGACCACCAGCGAGTTCAAGATCCGGGCCCGCGACGTCAACGTCTTCTACGGCGAGAAGCAGGCGCTGTTCGACGTCAGCCTCGACGTGCCGGCCAAGTCGGTCACCGCCTTCATCGGCCCGTCGGGCTGCGGCAAGTCGACCTTCCTGCGCTGCATCAACCGCATGAACGACACGATCCCCTCGGCCAAGGTCCAGGGTTCGATCGAGATCGACGGCAACGACGTCAACGCCAAGAGCGTCGACCCGGTGGTGCTGCGCTCGCGCGTCGGCATGGTGTTCCAGAAGCCGAACCCTTTCCCCAAGACGATCTTCGAGAACGTCGCCTACGGCCCCAAGATCCACGGCCTGGCCACGCGCAAGGACGAGCTGGAAGCCATCGTCGAGGCCAGCCTGAAGAAGGCCGGCCTGTGGAACGAGGTCGCCGATCGCCTGCACCAGGCCGGCACCGGCCTGTCGGGCGGTCAGCAGCAGCGCCTGGTCATCGCCCGCGCCATCGCCGTCTCGCCGGAAGTGATCCTGATGGACGAGCCCTGCTCGGCCCTCGACCCGATCGCCACCGCCAAGATCGAGGAGCTGATCGACGAGCTGCGCAGCCAGTTCTGCATCGTCATCGTCACCCACTCGATGGCCCAGGCCGCCCGCGTCTCGCAGAAGACGGCCTTCTTCCACCTGGGCAAGCTGGTCGAAAGCGGTCCGACCGAGGAGATGTTCACCAATCCCCGCGACACCCGCACGCAAGACTACATCACCGGCCGCTTCGGCTAA
- the phoU gene encoding phosphate signaling complex protein PhoU — protein MTEHTVKSYGEELNHLTAEVTRMGGLAEAQVADAIDCIARRDAPLAQQVVARDERLDALQGEIERKAFKLIALRQPMAVDLRHAVAALKISMSLERCGDMAKNIGKRALILTEADPMSALTRSIERMGRLVQGRLKDVLDAYTSSDLQRAIGVWGRDEEVDEHYNAIFRELLTYMMGDPRTINPCAHLLFVAKNLERIGDHATNIAEIIHFELTGEEIISQRPKLELSN, from the coding sequence ATGACCGAGCATACCGTCAAGTCCTACGGCGAAGAGCTGAACCACCTCACGGCCGAGGTCACCCGCATGGGCGGCCTGGCCGAGGCCCAGGTCGCCGACGCCATCGACTGCATCGCCCGCCGCGACGCGCCCCTGGCCCAGCAGGTCGTGGCCCGCGACGAGCGCCTCGACGCCCTGCAGGGCGAGATCGAGCGCAAGGCCTTCAAGCTGATCGCCCTGCGCCAGCCGATGGCCGTGGACCTGCGCCACGCCGTCGCCGCCCTGAAGATCTCGATGAGCCTGGAACGCTGCGGCGACATGGCCAAGAACATCGGCAAGCGCGCCCTGATCCTGACCGAAGCCGATCCGATGAGCGCCCTGACCCGCTCGATCGAGCGCATGGGCCGCCTGGTCCAGGGCCGCCTGAAGGACGTGCTGGACGCCTACACCTCGTCGGACCTGCAGCGCGCCATCGGCGTCTGGGGCCGCGACGAAGAGGTCGACGAGCACTACAACGCCATCTTCCGCGAACTGCTGACCTACATGATGGGCGACCCCCGGACGATCAATCCGTGCGCCCACCTGCTGTTCGTGGCCAAGAACCTTGAGCGCATCGGCGACCACGCCACCAACATCGCCGAGATCATCCATTTCGAGCTGACGGGCGAAGAGATCATCTCGCAGCGTCCCAAGCTCGAGCTGTCGAACTAA
- the pstC gene encoding phosphate ABC transporter permease subunit PstC, whose translation MLTWLSLLFLALFSGAAFMAGRSRALKSSGGSAAKLHSLPNYYGVYAALWAGAPAALLLLLGATFGGRVEDAMLQAQRPAAVQALTPDRQDVFFSDVNAIAIGQAASEVSYDGALKAAFDAKVVEAKRIDGIVSYSVLGLAGLLALAGFLLATPRINTEFRARNRVEGWIAGVLIACSVAAVLTTLGIVMSLIWESWRFFQSVSPLSFLFGTEWAPQIAMRADQVASSGAFGAVPLFAGTFLVMMIAMLVAAPIGLYSAIYLSEYAGRGLRSTIKPLLEILAGVPTVVYGFFAALTVGPIFRAFFNGIGASLAGGPLDDLAQYLMQVQNQMALVAGVVMGIMLIPFVSSLSDDIINAVPQSLRDGSYAMGATKSETVKKVVLPAALPGIMAAMLLAVSRAVGETMIVTMAAGLQAKLTANPLDTVTTVTVQIVTLLTGDQEFDSPKTLSAFGLGLTLFVVTLGLNIIALRIVQKYREQYD comes from the coding sequence ATGCTGACCTGGCTCTCGCTCCTTTTCCTCGCCCTGTTCTCCGGCGCGGCTTTCATGGCCGGCCGAAGCCGCGCGTTGAAGTCCTCCGGCGGCTCCGCGGCCAAACTTCACTCGCTGCCGAACTATTACGGCGTGTACGCGGCCCTGTGGGCCGGCGCGCCGGCGGCGCTGCTGCTCCTGCTGGGCGCCACTTTCGGCGGCCGGGTCGAGGACGCCATGCTGCAGGCCCAGCGGCCGGCGGCTGTCCAAGCCCTGACCCCGGATCGTCAAGACGTGTTCTTCAGCGACGTCAACGCCATCGCCATCGGCCAGGCCGCCAGCGAGGTGTCGTATGACGGCGCCCTGAAGGCCGCCTTCGACGCCAAGGTGGTCGAGGCCAAGCGCATCGACGGCATCGTCAGCTACTCGGTCCTGGGCCTGGCCGGCCTGCTGGCCCTGGCCGGCTTCCTGCTGGCCACCCCGCGCATCAACACCGAATTCCGCGCCCGCAACCGGGTCGAAGGCTGGATCGCCGGCGTTCTGATCGCCTGTTCGGTCGCCGCCGTCCTGACCACGCTCGGCATCGTGATGTCGCTGATCTGGGAAAGCTGGCGCTTCTTCCAGAGCGTGTCGCCGCTCAGCTTCCTGTTCGGCACCGAATGGGCCCCGCAGATCGCCATGCGCGCCGACCAGGTGGCCTCGTCGGGCGCCTTCGGAGCCGTGCCGCTGTTCGCCGGCACCTTCCTGGTGATGATGATCGCCATGCTGGTGGCCGCGCCAATCGGCCTCTACTCGGCCATCTACCTTTCGGAATACGCCGGTCGCGGCCTGCGCTCGACGATCAAGCCGCTGCTGGAGATCCTGGCCGGCGTGCCGACCGTGGTCTACGGCTTCTTCGCCGCCCTGACCGTGGGCCCGATCTTCCGGGCCTTCTTCAACGGCATCGGCGCCAGCCTGGCCGGCGGCCCGCTCGACGACCTGGCCCAGTACCTGATGCAGGTTCAGAACCAGATGGCCCTGGTGGCCGGGGTGGTGATGGGCATCATGCTGATCCCCTTCGTCTCCTCGCTGTCGGACGACATCATCAACGCCGTGCCCCAATCGCTCCGCGACGGCAGCTACGCCATGGGCGCGACCAAGTCCGAGACCGTCAAGAAGGTGGTCCTGCCCGCCGCCCTGCCGGGCATCATGGCCGCCATGCTGCTGGCCGTGTCCCGCGCCGTCGGCGAGACCATGATCGTGACCATGGCCGCCGGCCTGCAGGCCAAGCTGACCGCCAACCCGCTGGACACCGTCACCACCGTGACCGTCCAGATCGTCACCCTGCTGACCGGCGACCAGGAGTTCGACAGCCCCAAGACCCTGTCGGCCTTCGGCCTGGGTCTGACCCTGTTCGTGGTCACCCTCGGCCTCAACATCATCGCCCTGCGCATCGTCCAGAAGTACCGGGAACAATATGACTGA
- the purD gene encoding phosphoribosylamine--glycine ligase, producing MEKLNILLVGSGGREHALAWKIAQSPLCGRLVAAPGNPGIEQVAELRAVKVLDVAGLVALAQEIAADLVVVGPESALEVGLADELAKVGIPCFGGSAQAARLETSKAFTKDFCARHGLPTAAYGVFTDAASAGTFLDTLDAPFVIKADGLAAGKGVVIAATRAEADAAVLDMLGGRFGSAGARVVIEEFMHGEEASLFAICDGKTAVLFGAAQDHKRAYNGDEGPNTGGMGTYSPPPVLTDALIEQAWRELVVPTVEGMAAEGCPYVGVLYAGLMLTPTGPKLVEYNARFGDPECQTLMLRLESDLVPILLAAAKGELASADKPVWRDEAAICVVLAAEGYPDAPKTGGRILGADADFGGEAVIFHAGTAREFEGRLVAAGGRVLNVCALGATLHEARDVAYAALGTVSLEGGFYRSDIGWRALSQHA from the coding sequence ATGGAAAAGCTGAACATCCTCCTCGTCGGGTCCGGCGGTCGTGAACACGCCCTGGCCTGGAAGATCGCCCAGTCGCCGCTGTGCGGCCGCCTTGTCGCCGCCCCGGGCAATCCGGGCATCGAGCAGGTCGCCGAACTGCGGGCGGTGAAGGTCCTCGACGTGGCGGGGCTGGTGGCCCTGGCCCAGGAGATCGCCGCCGATCTCGTCGTGGTCGGCCCGGAATCGGCGCTGGAGGTCGGTCTGGCCGACGAACTGGCCAAGGTCGGCATCCCCTGTTTCGGCGGCAGCGCCCAGGCCGCGCGGCTGGAGACCTCCAAGGCCTTCACCAAGGACTTCTGCGCCCGCCACGGCCTGCCGACGGCGGCCTATGGCGTGTTCACCGACGCGGCCTCGGCCGGCACGTTCCTGGACACCCTGGACGCGCCGTTCGTGATCAAGGCCGACGGCCTGGCGGCCGGCAAGGGCGTGGTGATCGCCGCGACGCGCGCCGAGGCGGACGCCGCCGTGCTGGACATGCTGGGCGGCCGTTTCGGCTCGGCCGGGGCGCGGGTGGTGATCGAGGAGTTCATGCACGGCGAGGAGGCCTCCCTCTTCGCGATCTGCGACGGCAAGACCGCCGTGCTGTTCGGCGCCGCCCAGGATCACAAGCGGGCCTATAATGGCGACGAGGGTCCCAACACCGGCGGCATGGGCACCTATTCGCCGCCGCCCGTCCTGACCGACGCCCTGATCGAGCAGGCCTGGCGCGAGCTGGTGGTTCCCACCGTCGAGGGCATGGCCGCCGAGGGCTGCCCCTATGTGGGCGTGCTCTATGCCGGCCTGATGCTGACGCCCACGGGGCCGAAGCTGGTCGAGTACAACGCCCGCTTCGGCGATCCCGAATGCCAGACGCTGATGCTGCGGCTGGAAAGCGATCTGGTGCCGATCCTGCTGGCCGCCGCCAAGGGCGAGCTGGCCTCGGCCGACAAGCCGGTCTGGCGCGACGAGGCGGCGATCTGCGTCGTCCTGGCCGCCGAGGGCTATCCCGACGCGCCCAAGACCGGCGGCCGGATCCTGGGCGCCGACGCCGACTTCGGCGGCGAGGCCGTGATCTTCCACGCCGGCACGGCCCGCGAGTTCGAGGGCCGCCTAGTCGCCGCCGGCGGCCGGGTGCTGAACGTCTGCGCCCTGGGGGCGACGCTGCACGAAGCCCGCGACGTGGCCTATGCGGCCCTGGGCACGGTGTCGCTGGAGGGCGGGTTCTATCGCTCCGACATCGGCTGGCGGGCGCTGAGCCAGCACGCGTAG
- the phoB gene encoding phosphate regulon transcriptional regulator PhoB codes for MTPYVLVVEDEDALATLLHYNLDKEGYVVGVAGDGEEALTMASERAPDLVILDWMLPKVSGIEVCRRLRGRSETRNVPIIMLTARGEESDRIRGLDTGADDYVVKPFSMIELTARVRAVLRRIRPGLADDRITVGDIVIDRVAHRVKRQGKEVHLGPTEFRLLDYLMQHPGRVFSREQLLDAVWGSDVYVEARTVDVHIGRLRKALNGDVDGDPIRTVRSAGYSLDLDAA; via the coding sequence GTGACTCCGTACGTTCTGGTGGTCGAAGACGAAGACGCCCTGGCCACCCTGCTGCACTACAATCTCGACAAGGAAGGCTATGTCGTCGGCGTGGCCGGCGATGGCGAAGAAGCCCTGACCATGGCTTCGGAGCGCGCGCCCGACCTGGTGATCCTGGACTGGATGCTGCCCAAGGTCTCGGGCATCGAGGTCTGCCGCCGCCTGCGCGGCCGCTCCGAAACCCGCAACGTGCCGATCATCATGCTGACGGCGCGCGGCGAGGAGAGCGACCGGATCCGCGGTCTCGACACCGGCGCCGACGACTATGTGGTCAAGCCGTTCTCGATGATCGAGCTGACCGCCCGCGTCCGCGCCGTCCTGCGCCGCATCCGCCCGGGCCTGGCCGACGACCGCATCACGGTCGGCGACATCGTCATCGACCGCGTCGCCCACCGCGTGAAGCGCCAGGGCAAGGAAGTCCACCTCGGCCCGACCGAGTTCCGCCTGCTCGACTACCTGATGCAGCATCCGGGCCGGGTGTTCAGCCGCGAACAGCTGCTGGACGCCGTCTGGGGCTCGGACGTCTATGTCGAGGCGCGCACCGTCGACGTCCACATCGGCCGCCTGCGCAAGGCGCTGAACGGCGACGTGGACGGCGACCCGATCCGCACCGTGCGTTCGGCGGGCTATTCGCTGGATCTCGACGCGGCTTAA
- the pstA gene encoding phosphate ABC transporter permease PstA, which produces MTDAAISPGAPAARPAESARDALLKKRHRSEKLFRAQGIAAIIIAMIFLVVLVGRIVAQGYSTFETHTLTVPVYLNPERIDTTAIEGVNFDYIVAEAMMKKLGVQDDDLGTTSGKIMDLTSRDFGNQLLQMVKKDHSLIGKTVNVTGSVKADADLYYKGEIKRSTAEGDRKLDNQQLDWLDKLKNDGTVKTGFNTKFFTNSDSTEPEQAGVWGAVIGSAMMLIITAVIAIPVGVLAAVYLEEFAPKNRWTDVIEVNINNLAAVPSIVYGLLGLALFINWLHVPRGSPLVGGLVLALMALPTVIIATRSSLKAVPPSIREAALGVGASKAQTVFHHVLPLAMPGVMTGAILSLAHALGETAPLLMIGMVAFVPGAPENFASSATVLPVQVFIWENASERAFHERTAAAIIVLLVFMIVMNAAAVILRRRFERRW; this is translated from the coding sequence ATGACTGACGCGGCCATCTCCCCCGGCGCTCCCGCCGCCCGTCCGGCCGAGTCGGCGCGCGACGCCCTGCTCAAGAAGCGCCACCGCTCCGAGAAGCTGTTCCGCGCCCAGGGCATCGCGGCGATCATCATCGCCATGATCTTCCTGGTCGTGCTGGTCGGCCGCATCGTCGCCCAGGGCTACTCGACCTTCGAGACCCACACCCTGACGGTGCCGGTCTATCTGAACCCCGAGCGCATCGACACGACCGCGATCGAGGGCGTCAACTTCGACTACATCGTCGCCGAGGCGATGATGAAGAAGCTGGGCGTCCAGGACGACGACCTGGGCACGACGTCCGGCAAGATCATGGATCTGACCTCGCGCGACTTCGGCAACCAGCTGCTGCAGATGGTCAAGAAGGACCATTCGCTGATCGGCAAGACGGTCAACGTCACCGGTTCGGTCAAGGCCGACGCCGACCTTTACTACAAGGGCGAGATCAAGCGCTCGACCGCCGAGGGCGACCGCAAGCTCGACAACCAGCAACTGGACTGGCTGGACAAGCTGAAGAACGACGGCACGGTCAAGACCGGCTTCAACACCAAGTTCTTCACCAACTCCGACTCCACCGAGCCCGAACAGGCCGGCGTCTGGGGCGCGGTGATCGGCTCGGCCATGATGCTGATCATCACCGCCGTGATCGCCATCCCGGTGGGCGTGCTGGCCGCGGTCTATCTCGAGGAGTTCGCGCCGAAGAACCGCTGGACCGACGTCATCGAGGTCAACATCAACAACCTGGCCGCCGTGCCGTCGATCGTCTACGGCCTGCTGGGCCTGGCCCTGTTCATCAACTGGCTGCACGTGCCGCGCGGCTCGCCGCTGGTCGGCGGCCTGGTGCTGGCCCTGATGGCCCTGCCGACCGTGATCATCGCCACCCGCAGCTCGCTGAAGGCCGTGCCGCCCTCGATCCGCGAAGCCGCCCTCGGCGTCGGCGCCTCCAAGGCCCAGACCGTCTTCCACCACGTGCTCCCGCTGGCCATGCCCGGCGTGATGACCGGCGCCATCCTGTCGCTGGCCCACGCCCTGGGCGAGACCGCGCCGCTGCTGATGATCGGCATGGTCGCCTTCGTGCCCGGCGCGCCGGAGAACTTCGCCAGCTCGGCCACCGTGCTGCCCGTCCAGGTGTTCATCTGGGAGAACGCTTCGGAGCGCGCCTTCCACGAACGCACCGCCGCCGCCATCATCGTGCTGCTGGTCTTCATGATCGTCATGAACGCCGCCGCCGTGATCCTGCGCCGCCGCTTCGAACGCCGGTGGTAG
- a CDS encoding sensor histidine kinase has product MPMASPSSSARSDGSASTPLGVWGAVLVGPAALLALAATGGAHTSAAIPAALLSGVVGYVLARRSLKRPIDATAPAPAPAAVDQPPPFGLILETLPDPLMVIAAEEADDLTGRRFVFANAAARELFKLQPRGGLLVSALRSPQVLEAVDESLFGGVRRSVDYVGGGAQGREWAAHCAPLGVDERGSRLALLVLSDETDTRRSERTRADFLANASHELRTPLASLSGFIETLRGHAKDDVGARDKFLGIMQAQAERMARLIDDLMSLSRIELNEHIPPLGQVDLAMATIDVLDALAPQTKDKSVTFDPVLPPRGAAVVEGDRDQIVQVIQNLVDNAIKYTPREGVIRVEIFSGLTADMAIAPRDPAAARMSLLTPDHAVEERYASFRVSDRGPGMAREHLPRLTERFYRVEGQKSGERSGTGLGLAIVKHIMNRHRGGMTVESVQGEGATFGVYFPMARITSEPPRALPEPATSDAVAKLS; this is encoded by the coding sequence ATGCCGATGGCCTCGCCGTCCTCGTCAGCCCGTTCCGACGGGTCCGCCAGCACGCCCCTGGGCGTCTGGGGCGCCGTGCTGGTCGGACCCGCCGCGCTTCTGGCCCTGGCGGCGACGGGCGGAGCCCACACGTCCGCGGCGATTCCGGCGGCCCTGCTCAGCGGCGTGGTCGGCTATGTGCTGGCCCGTCGGTCGCTGAAACGCCCCATCGACGCGACCGCCCCGGCGCCCGCGCCGGCGGCGGTCGACCAGCCGCCGCCCTTCGGCCTGATTCTCGAAACCCTGCCCGATCCGCTGATGGTCATCGCCGCCGAGGAGGCCGACGACCTGACCGGCCGGCGGTTCGTGTTCGCCAACGCCGCGGCGCGGGAGCTGTTCAAGCTGCAGCCGCGCGGCGGCCTGCTGGTCTCGGCCCTGCGCAGCCCGCAGGTGCTGGAGGCGGTGGACGAAAGCCTGTTCGGCGGCGTGCGGCGCTCGGTCGACTATGTCGGCGGCGGGGCCCAGGGCCGCGAATGGGCGGCGCACTGCGCGCCGCTGGGCGTGGACGAGCGCGGTTCGCGCCTGGCCCTGCTGGTGCTCAGCGACGAGACCGACACCCGCCGCAGCGAGCGGACCCGGGCCGATTTCCTGGCGAACGCCAGCCATGAGCTGCGCACGCCTCTGGCCTCGCTGTCGGGCTTCATCGAGACCCTGCGCGGCCACGCCAAGGACGACGTCGGCGCGCGCGACAAGTTCCTGGGCATCATGCAAGCCCAGGCCGAGCGGATGGCGCGGCTGATCGACGACCTGATGAGCCTGTCGCGAATCGAGCTGAACGAACACATCCCGCCGCTGGGCCAGGTCGACCTGGCCATGGCGACGATCGACGTGCTGGACGCCCTGGCGCCCCAGACCAAGGACAAGTCGGTCACCTTCGATCCCGTCCTGCCGCCGCGCGGCGCGGCCGTGGTCGAAGGCGATCGCGACCAGATCGTCCAGGTGATCCAGAACCTGGTCGACAACGCCATCAAGTACACCCCGCGCGAGGGCGTCATCCGGGTGGAGATCTTTTCGGGGCTGACCGCCGACATGGCGATCGCGCCGCGCGACCCGGCCGCGGCCCGCATGTCGCTGCTGACTCCCGACCACGCCGTCGAGGAGCGCTACGCCTCGTTCCGGGTCAGCGATCGGGGCCCGGGCATGGCCCGCGAGCACCTGCCGCGCCTGACCGAACGGTTCTACCGGGTCGAGGGCCAGAAGAGCGGCGAGCGGTCCGGCACGGGCCTGGGCCTGGCGATCGTCAAGCACATCATGAACCGCCACCGTGGCGGCATGACCGTGGAAAGCGTCCAGGGCGAGGGGGCCACGTTCGGGGTCTATTTCCCCATGGCGCGGATCACTTCGGAGCCGCCGCGCGCCCTCCCGGAGCCCGCGACCTCGGACGCTGTCGCAAAACTGTCGTGA